The following are encoded in a window of Candidatus Omnitrophota bacterium genomic DNA:
- the pta gene encoding phosphate acetyltransferase, with protein sequence MHPLERILNEAKKNPLRIVLPEATDPRMLEAARKATDEGTAKVSLLGAPAEIKTAAEKIGVSLDGIPIIDRDAHAQNDAWAELFAERRKHKGLTKDKAAEMLKDPLFFGAMMVKEGEMDGMVAGAVNTTSNVIRSSILIIGSAPGIQTVSSCFLMIVPNCTYGAEGVLMYGDCGVFPDPNPEQLADIAISTAESMENLVGVEPIVAMLSFSTKGSASHPIVDKVIEATKIVKQRKPDLKIDGEFQADAALIEAIGQKKAPGSPVAGKANTLIFPDLNAGNIAYKLTERLAKAEAYGPLLQGLALPVNDLSRGCCARDIFNTITITCVEAQAAKRRTS encoded by the coding sequence ATGCACCCACTGGAACGAATTCTCAACGAAGCCAAAAAAAATCCCCTTCGCATCGTATTGCCGGAGGCGACCGACCCCCGGATGTTGGAAGCGGCGCGCAAGGCCACCGATGAAGGAACCGCCAAGGTCTCTCTTCTCGGCGCCCCCGCTGAAATAAAGACGGCGGCGGAAAAGATAGGCGTCTCGCTTGACGGCATACCTATCATCGACCGCGACGCCCACGCTCAAAACGACGCCTGGGCGGAACTCTTCGCCGAACGCCGGAAACATAAAGGATTGACCAAAGACAAAGCCGCCGAAATGCTCAAAGACCCTCTTTTTTTCGGCGCTATGATGGTCAAAGAAGGCGAGATGGACGGCATGGTGGCGGGCGCCGTCAACACGACAAGTAACGTAATCCGCTCCTCGATTCTCATCATCGGCAGCGCGCCGGGCATCCAAACCGTCTCTTCCTGCTTTTTGATGATCGTCCCAAACTGCACTTATGGCGCCGAGGGTGTTTTAATGTACGGCGATTGCGGCGTTTTCCCCGATCCCAATCCGGAACAACTGGCCGATATCGCCATTTCCACCGCCGAATCGATGGAGAATCTAGTGGGCGTGGAACCGATCGTGGCCATGTTATCCTTTTCCACCAAAGGGAGCGCCAGCCATCCCATCGTCGATAAAGTCATCGAGGCAACTAAAATCGTCAAACAAAGGAAGCCCGATCTGAAAATCGACGGCGAATTTCAGGCCGACGCCGCGCTCATCGAAGCCATCGGCCAGAAAAAAGCGCCGGGCAGCCCCGTCGCCGGCAAGGCCAATACGCTGATCTTCCCCGATCTCAATGCGGGAAACATCGCCTATAAATTGACCGAACGCCTGGCCAAAGCGGAAGCCTACGGACCTTTGCTACAGGGATTGGCTCTTCCCGTGAACGATCTGTCCCGTGGATGCTGCGCCCGGGATATTTTCAATACGATCACCATCACCTGCGTCGAAGCCCAGGCAGCGAAAAGACGGACGAGCTAA